The following are encoded together in the Parabacteroides chongii genome:
- a CDS encoding DUF4136 domain-containing protein yields MKKIIPFFLLILLLASCQKDPDMSKLDNDFVVYTNHDSKTDFKSFTTFYVPDSVLVIGSSEKPQYWTASEADNIISTVIGNMESRGYTRTMDKEDADLGLQVSFVENVNYFTNWYNDYNNNYWWWGYPGYWTPNYWRPGWGPTWGYDWHDWYYPYPVVYSYSVGSLLAEMVDLKAPTPKADTKLPVVWTAYMAGLLSGSDKVDTQLSIRAVDQAFVQSPYLRK; encoded by the coding sequence ATGAAAAAGATTATTCCTTTTTTCTTGTTGATCCTTTTACTGGCATCCTGTCAGAAAGATCCGGATATGTCAAAGCTGGATAATGATTTCGTGGTGTACACAAACCATGATAGCAAAACGGATTTTAAATCGTTCACTACATTCTATGTACCTGACAGCGTGCTGGTAATCGGTAGTAGTGAAAAACCTCAGTACTGGACAGCATCAGAAGCTGACAATATTATTTCTACAGTGATCGGCAATATGGAAAGTCGTGGTTATACACGCACAATGGATAAAGAAGACGCAGATCTGGGTCTGCAGGTTTCTTTTGTAGAAAATGTAAATTATTTTACAAACTGGTATAATGATTATAATAATAACTACTGGTGGTGGGGTTACCCAGGTTATTGGACACCGAATTATTGGAGACCAGGATGGGGGCCGACATGGGGATATGACTGGCACGATTGGTATTATCCGTACCCGGTGGTTTACAGCTATAGCGTAGGTTCACTGCTTGCTGAAATGGTTGATCTGAAAGCTCCGACTCCAAAAGCTGATACTAAACTGCCGGTTGTCTGGACTGCTTACATGGCTGGATTATTGTCCGGTTCTGATAAGGTCGACACTCAGTTGTCAATCCGTGCAGTCGATCAGGCATTTGTTCAATCACCATACCTCAGGAAATAA
- a CDS encoding OmpA family protein has translation MKHFKLLSILLCMAVVFTSCGTWNNTAKGTAIGVGGGAAAGAGIGALAGNTALGAVIGAAVGGTAGALIGKKMDKQKKELEATLPPETTVETINNGEALKVTFDSGILFATNSSTLSDASRSALRKLAVSLNENPDTDIKIVGYTDNTGKVDYNQTLSEKRAKSVYDYMMVDQGVSGRRMEYEGKGVHDPVASNDTPEGRALNRRVEILILANEKMIQDAQQGTLR, from the coding sequence ATGAAACATTTTAAGTTATTATCCATACTGTTATGTATGGCGGTAGTATTTACGAGTTGTGGAACATGGAATAACACAGCAAAGGGAACTGCGATAGGTGTAGGTGGCGGTGCTGCTGCCGGAGCCGGTATCGGTGCGTTGGCAGGTAACACGGCATTAGGTGCTGTTATCGGAGCTGCCGTAGGCGGTACAGCCGGAGCCTTGATCGGTAAGAAGATGGACAAACAGAAGAAAGAACTGGAAGCTACTTTGCCACCCGAAACCACTGTTGAAACAATCAATAACGGTGAGGCTCTGAAAGTGACTTTCGATTCAGGTATTTTGTTTGCAACCAACTCAAGTACATTGAGTGACGCTTCACGCAGTGCATTGCGTAAACTGGCTGTCAGCTTGAATGAAAATCCGGATACCGACATCAAGATCGTTGGCTATACCGACAATACGGGTAAGGTAGACTATAATCAGACCTTGTCTGAAAAACGTGCCAAAAGCGTATACGACTATATGATGGTCGACCAGGGTGTAAGCGGACGTCGTATGGAATATGAAGGTAAAGGCGTTCATGATCCTGTTGCCAGCAACGATACGCCGGAAGGACGTGCACTGAACCGTCGCGTAGAAATCCTGATCCTTGCCAACGAAAAGATGATACAGGATGCACAGCAGGGTACTTTAAGGTAA
- a CDS encoding DUF6565 domain-containing protein has protein sequence MKRFLMMMFAATALFVMSSCGESKDSYIKDFTKFVEKVQANEDKYSEDDWKELEKKYVEFAETKYDKYSSELSTDEMIGITKLKAIYLTIQTKHGIIDNILKEGDNAVRSVFK, from the coding sequence ATGAAAAGGTTTTTAATGATGATGTTTGCAGCGACGGCTCTTTTTGTCATGAGCAGTTGTGGGGAATCGAAAGATTCATATATAAAGGACTTTACAAAATTCGTAGAGAAGGTACAGGCGAATGAAGATAAGTATTCGGAAGATGACTGGAAAGAGTTGGAAAAGAAGTATGTCGAATTTGCAGAAACGAAATATGACAAGTACAGTTCCGAACTATCTACGGATGAGATGATCGGCATTACGAAGTTGAAAGCCATTTATCTGACGATCCAGACAAAACACGGCATTATCGACAACATTCTGAAAGAAGGAGATAATGCAGTAAGATCTGTATTTAAATAA
- a CDS encoding glycoside hydrolase family 2 protein, producing MKHTTLSFIVLLLIASGVFSAFAQENTITIPEPGEKALLNSGWMARRAGEIKTDGNLLSSAPLETTGWMPARVPGTVLTTLLENGLYPAPEFGMNNNLIPDIYEAGNDFYTFWFVCQFETPTVPDGRIVWLNFRGINYKAELFLNGKRLNNTTHEGMFLRKSFNITEHLQKKGTNVLAVLVYPPTYPGDPNGGQGGDGQIARNNTMQYTPGWDWVQPIRDRNTGIWDEVSVTTTGAVTVQSPYIVTKVPGVRSPEKKTQEDALVKTSVEVENVTDTPRKGLLVCETNGIRLTQRLTLSPYEKREVHFDPMKIKNPQLWWPNGVGEQPLYDMHIYFEADNRVSDSQQLKYGIREITTDKCPDNGGRRFYVNGQKIYVTGGNYISSDWLLRLSPERYRDEVRFHAEMNLRMIRVWGGALLERPEFYNACDEYGILVFQDLWGSGDCNGAWEDPMKMDSRERRWEYPDNHDLFIASVKDQVKMIRNHPSLCLWCGANEWPLAKNIDKQLKEKVFPELDPERLFVSYSTDSLFTRNLLGDNGDGPYGIQEPEWFFTFRSHPFNPEAGSVGSPEVESMREMMTEKDLAEFPRKGFTRNATWRYHRDLGYQDHLERYGEVKDIETYCKYAQVVNYDQYRSFMEGWGSHLWDWYTGILIWKTQNPWTSLRGQMYDWFLDVNASLYGTRKGCEPLHPFYNPVTRQVELLNTSLSDYPDLIVNARIYDTSGKIRWEKEIKSEAKANTVAPLFDVPVPEEIQGVYFLRLSMQPADPARPSNVAVALPDAPNIYWLTTLPKDYSDLSRLPETKPEVKVSLQREGTTYSGMVSLHSKTNISFFNRIKVLDKETGKRILPVHYSDNYITLMPGDHCTLTISFTSSLPADRIQIVVDSWTADRIVATAD from the coding sequence ATGAAACATACAACTCTTTCTTTTATTGTTTTGCTGTTGATAGCAAGCGGAGTATTCTCTGCCTTTGCACAGGAAAATACAATAACAATCCCTGAACCCGGAGAAAAAGCTTTGCTTAATTCCGGCTGGATGGCACGGAGAGCCGGTGAGATAAAGACAGACGGAAACCTTTTAAGCTCTGCTCCCCTGGAAACAACAGGTTGGATGCCTGCCCGTGTCCCCGGGACAGTACTGACCACTTTACTGGAAAACGGTCTGTATCCTGCACCGGAGTTCGGAATGAACAATAACCTGATCCCCGATATTTATGAAGCCGGCAATGATTTTTATACATTCTGGTTCGTTTGCCAGTTTGAAACTCCGACAGTACCGGACGGTAGGATTGTCTGGCTGAACTTCCGGGGAATAAACTATAAAGCAGAACTGTTCCTGAACGGCAAACGGCTTAATAATACCACCCATGAAGGAATGTTCCTGCGGAAATCGTTTAATATAACGGAACATCTTCAAAAGAAAGGAACGAATGTTTTGGCTGTCCTCGTATATCCTCCGACATACCCCGGTGATCCGAATGGCGGCCAAGGCGGTGACGGACAGATCGCCCGTAATAACACTATGCAATATACGCCCGGCTGGGACTGGGTTCAACCCATCAGGGATCGTAATACCGGTATTTGGGATGAGGTGTCGGTTACTACTACCGGTGCTGTTACCGTCCAGTCGCCATATATCGTAACGAAAGTACCGGGTGTCCGCTCTCCGGAAAAGAAAACGCAGGAGGATGCTTTGGTAAAGACCTCTGTTGAGGTAGAGAATGTCACCGATACACCACGCAAAGGTCTGTTAGTCTGCGAAACAAACGGTATCCGTTTAACGCAACGTCTCACCTTGTCTCCATACGAAAAAAGGGAAGTTCATTTCGACCCGATGAAAATAAAAAATCCGCAGTTGTGGTGGCCCAACGGAGTAGGGGAACAGCCACTATACGATATGCATATTTACTTTGAAGCAGATAACCGGGTCAGCGACAGCCAACAACTCAAATACGGAATCCGTGAGATCACAACAGATAAATGTCCGGACAACGGAGGCCGTCGCTTCTATGTGAACGGCCAGAAGATTTATGTAACCGGAGGTAATTATATCTCTTCCGACTGGTTACTGCGCCTTTCCCCTGAACGTTACCGCGATGAAGTCCGTTTCCATGCCGAAATGAATTTGCGTATGATCCGCGTATGGGGAGGTGCCCTGCTCGAACGTCCGGAGTTTTATAATGCCTGTGATGAATACGGAATACTGGTCTTCCAGGATTTATGGGGCAGTGGCGATTGTAACGGTGCCTGGGAAGACCCGATGAAAATGGACTCCCGCGAACGTCGTTGGGAATATCCCGACAATCATGATCTTTTTATCGCCTCGGTAAAAGACCAGGTCAAAATGATACGTAACCATCCGAGCCTTTGTCTTTGGTGTGGAGCTAACGAATGGCCGTTGGCTAAAAACATCGACAAGCAACTGAAAGAAAAAGTCTTCCCGGAGCTTGATCCCGAACGCCTGTTCGTCAGCTATTCGACCGACTCCCTCTTTACCCGCAACCTGCTGGGCGATAACGGCGACGGTCCTTACGGTATTCAGGAGCCGGAATGGTTCTTTACTTTCCGTTCGCATCCGTTTAATCCGGAGGCAGGCTCCGTCGGTTCGCCGGAGGTGGAAAGTATGCGGGAAATGATGACGGAGAAAGACCTGGCAGAATTTCCTAGAAAAGGTTTTACCCGTAATGCCACCTGGCGTTATCATCGGGATCTGGGATATCAGGATCATTTGGAACGTTATGGCGAGGTAAAGGATATCGAAACTTATTGTAAATATGCTCAGGTCGTGAATTACGATCAATACCGTAGCTTTATGGAGGGCTGGGGTTCGCATCTTTGGGACTGGTATACCGGCATACTGATCTGGAAAACCCAGAACCCGTGGACTTCCCTGCGCGGACAGATGTACGACTGGTTCCTCGATGTAAACGCTTCCCTGTACGGTACACGTAAAGGATGTGAACCCCTACATCCGTTTTACAATCCCGTTACTCGGCAGGTAGAACTGTTGAATACATCCCTGTCTGATTACCCGGATCTGATCGTAAATGCCCGTATCTACGACACCAGCGGTAAGATCCGTTGGGAAAAAGAAATAAAGTCGGAAGCCAAAGCCAATACGGTAGCGCCCTTGTTTGATGTTCCCGTTCCGGAAGAGATACAAGGAGTCTACTTCCTTCGCCTGTCTATGCAGCCGGCTGATCCTGCCCGGCCTTCCAACGTAGCCGTCGCATTACCGGACGCCCCGAATATCTATTGGCTGACCACGCTTCCGAAAGATTATTCCGACTTATCCCGTTTGCCCGAAACAAAGCCGGAGGTGAAAGTTTCTCTGCAAAGGGAAGGAACAACCTATTCTGGTATGGTATCGCTCCATTCGAAAACGAATATTTCTTTTTTCAACCGTATCAAAGTACTGGATAAGGAAACCGGCAAGCGTATCCTTCCCGTACATTATTCGGATAACTATATCACGCTTATGCCGGGTGACCATTGTACTTTAACGATCAGTTTTACCTCTTCTTTACCCGCAGACCGGATACAGATAGTAGTTGATAGTTGGACGGCAGACCGGATCGTAGCTACAGCCGATTAA
- the clpB gene encoding ATP-dependent chaperone ClpB produces MNLNNFTIKSQEAVQQAVQLVQKNNQQVIEPVHLLKAVIMTGESITNFLFQKLGVNIQNLNMVLDRQIESYPKVSGGEPYLSSESNAVLQKAIDYSGKMGDQYVSLEHIILALFTVKSTASQILKDAGVTEKELEKAIEELRKGNKVTSQSAEDTYDSLNKYAINLNERARSGKLDPVIGRDDEIRRVLQILSRRTKNNPILIGEPGVGKTAIAEGLAHRIVRGDVPENLKSKQIYSLDMGALIAGAKYKGEFEERLKSVVNEVTKSEGEIILFIDEIHTLVGAGKSDGAMDAANILKPALARGELRSIGATTLDEYQKYFEKDKALERRFQVVMVEEPDELDTISILRGLKEKYENHHKVRIKDDAIIAAVQLSTRYITDRFLPDKAIDLMDEAAARLRLQVDSVPESLDEVSRRIKQLEIEREAIKRENDKTKLEQLNKEIANLKEEEKKQKAQWESEKEQINKIQQNKIDIENLKFEADKAEREGDYGKVAEIRYGKLQAKEEEIKEIQAKLHTMQGAAAMIKEEVDSEDIADVVSRWTGIPVNKMMQSERDKLLRLEDELHTRVIGQEEAITAIADAVRRSRAGLQDPKRPIGSFIFLGTTGVGKTELAKALAEYLFDDENSMTRIDMSEYQEKFSATRLIGAPPGYVGYDEGGQLTEAIRRKPYSVVLFDEIEKAHPDVFNILLQVLDDGRLTDNKGRVVNFKNSIIIMTSNMGSSLIRESFEKITPDNREKVIDETRIQVLELLKKSIRPEFLNRIDEIIMFTPLNEEEIRKIVTLQLNSVKKMLANNGVALNFTDAAVDFISDAGYDSQFGARPVKRAIQKYVLNELSKEILGMKIDKNRPIIIDREGDGLVFKN; encoded by the coding sequence ATGAATTTAAACAATTTTACAATTAAATCACAAGAGGCTGTTCAGCAGGCGGTGCAGTTGGTTCAGAAGAATAACCAACAGGTGATCGAACCTGTTCATTTGCTGAAGGCTGTCATTATGACGGGCGAGAGCATCACGAACTTCCTCTTCCAGAAACTGGGTGTGAATATCCAGAATCTGAACATGGTGCTGGATCGTCAGATAGAATCCTATCCGAAAGTATCCGGTGGCGAACCTTACCTGTCGAGCGAATCGAATGCCGTTTTGCAGAAAGCTATCGATTATTCCGGTAAGATGGGTGACCAGTATGTTTCTCTAGAACATATCATTCTCGCTTTGTTCACCGTAAAAAGTACGGCTTCGCAGATATTGAAAGATGCCGGTGTTACGGAAAAAGAACTGGAGAAAGCGATCGAGGAATTGCGTAAGGGAAATAAAGTAACGAGCCAGTCGGCTGAAGACACATACGACTCTCTGAATAAATACGCCATCAATCTGAACGAACGTGCCCGTAGCGGCAAGCTCGACCCGGTGATCGGCCGTGATGACGAGATCCGTCGTGTACTTCAGATCCTGAGCCGTCGTACAAAGAACAACCCGATCCTGATCGGTGAACCGGGTGTCGGTAAAACAGCTATCGCCGAAGGCTTGGCACACCGTATTGTTCGTGGCGACGTTCCGGAGAATCTGAAATCAAAACAGATTTACTCTCTGGATATGGGGGCATTGATTGCCGGTGCCAAATATAAAGGAGAATTTGAAGAACGGTTGAAATCCGTAGTCAACGAGGTGACCAAGTCGGAAGGCGAGATCATCCTTTTCATCGATGAGATCCATACATTGGTAGGAGCCGGTAAGAGCGACGGGGCTATGGATGCCGCCAATATCCTGAAACCGGCGTTGGCACGTGGTGAATTACGTTCTATCGGTGCGACGACACTGGATGAATATCAGAAATATTTTGAAAAAGATAAGGCGTTGGAACGTCGTTTCCAGGTTGTGATGGTCGAAGAACCGGATGAACTGGATACTATTTCTATCCTGCGTGGTCTGAAAGAGAAGTACGAAAACCATCATAAGGTACGTATCAAAGACGATGCCATTATCGCTGCCGTCCAGCTTTCGACACGGTATATTACCGACCGTTTCCTGCCGGATAAGGCGATCGACCTGATGGATGAGGCTGCTGCCCGTCTGCGTTTGCAGGTGGATTCGGTGCCCGAATCATTGGATGAAGTTTCCCGCCGTATCAAACAGCTGGAGATCGAACGTGAAGCCATCAAACGTGAAAACGATAAGACGAAACTGGAACAGTTGAACAAAGAAATCGCCAACCTCAAGGAAGAAGAAAAGAAACAGAAAGCCCAGTGGGAAAGCGAAAAGGAACAGATCAACAAGATACAGCAAAATAAGATTGACATCGAGAACCTGAAGTTTGAAGCCGATAAGGCAGAACGTGAAGGCGATTACGGCAAGGTTGCCGAGATCCGTTACGGCAAACTGCAGGCGAAAGAAGAAGAGATCAAGGAAATACAGGCCAAGCTGCACACCATGCAGGGTGCTGCCGCTATGATCAAAGAGGAAGTCGACAGTGAAGACATTGCCGATGTGGTATCCCGTTGGACCGGTATTCCCGTCAACAAGATGATGCAGAGCGAACGCGACAAACTGCTCCGCCTGGAAGACGAATTGCACACCCGTGTGATCGGTCAGGAAGAGGCTATTACAGCCATAGCGGATGCCGTGCGTCGTAGCCGTGCCGGATTGCAAGATCCGAAACGTCCGATCGGTTCGTTCATCTTCCTCGGTACGACCGGTGTGGGTAAGACAGAGCTTGCCAAAGCGTTGGCTGAATACCTGTTTGACGATGAGAACAGCATGACCCGTATCGATATGAGCGAGTATCAGGAGAAATTCAGTGCGACTCGTCTGATCGGTGCACCTCCGGGATATGTCGGTTACGATGAAGGTGGACAGTTGACGGAAGCAATTCGCCGTAAACCTTATTCTGTCGTTTTGTTCGACGAGATCGAAAAGGCGCATCCGGACGTATTCAATATCCTGTTGCAGGTATTGGATGACGGTCGTCTGACGGACAACAAGGGACGCGTCGTGAACTTCAAGAACTCGATCATCATCATGACCAGCAATATGGGTTCATCCCTGATTCGTGAAAGCTTCGAGAAGATCACGCCCGACAACCGCGAAAAAGTGATCGATGAAACCCGTATCCAGGTACTGGAATTACTGAAGAAATCCATTCGTCCGGAATTCCTGAACCGTATCGACGAGATCATCATGTTCACTCCGCTGAATGAGGAAGAGATCCGTAAGATCGTTACCTTGCAGTTGAACAGCGTGAAGAAGATGCTGGCAAACAACGGTGTCGCCTTGAACTTTACGGATGCTGCCGTCGATTTTATCTCGGATGCAGGTTACGATTCCCAGTTCGGTGCCCGTCCAGTGAAACGTGCTATCCAGAAGTATGTCCTTAACGAACTGTCGAAGGAGATACTGGGTATGAAGATCGATAAGAACCGTCCGATCATTATCGATCGAGAAGGGGATGGACTGGTATTTAAGAATTGA
- a CDS encoding RNA polymerase sigma factor — MNMVKGEADFLSALESNISILIKIARVYAYTTHDRKDLINDIILELWKSYPKFKGDSKISTWIYRVSLNVALNVKRKRDNNKVLFFDELKVADGSDILEVPTDNSSEIGQLYQCIESLSEQNKAIILLYLDDKSYEEISQILGLSRTNVSTRLNRIKEQLRKQMNPNK; from the coding sequence ATGAATATGGTAAAAGGTGAAGCAGACTTCCTTTCTGCGCTGGAATCGAACATAAGCATACTGATCAAAATCGCCCGGGTGTATGCTTATACCACGCACGACAGGAAAGACCTGATCAATGACATCATCCTCGAATTGTGGAAGTCGTACCCGAAGTTTAAAGGCGACTCCAAAATATCAACCTGGATCTATCGCGTCTCGCTCAACGTGGCGTTGAATGTCAAACGAAAGCGGGACAATAACAAAGTATTGTTTTTCGATGAGTTGAAGGTAGCGGACGGCAGTGATATCCTCGAAGTCCCGACCGACAACTCCTCCGAAATCGGCCAACTCTATCAGTGCATCGAAAGTTTATCGGAACAGAACAAGGCGATTATCCTATTGTATCTGGATGATAAATCGTACGAAGAGATCTCTCAAATCCTCGGTCTGTCCAGGACGAATGTCAGTACACGTTTGAACCGGATAAAAGAGCAATTAAGAAAACAAATGAACCCCAATAAATGA
- a CDS encoding ADP-ribosylglycohydrolase family protein yields the protein MIGAIAGDIIGSVYEFDNIKITDFPLFTSESDYTDDTIMTVAVADWLLNGGDLTRVMQEYGRKYPCPMGGYGGRFSGWLREKDPQPYNSWGNGSAMRVSAVGWKFDSLEETLDIARETAIVSHNHSEGIKGAQATAAAIYLARIGKSKQEIKQYIETTFSYDLNRTCDEIRPTYHFNESCQGTVPEAIIAFLDSTDFENAIRLAVSLGGDSDTLACISGGIAEAFYGVPDGIRSEVFKRIPRKFQEIVKQLLVG from the coding sequence ATGATAGGTGCAATAGCAGGAGACATTATCGGCTCCGTTTATGAATTCGATAATATAAAGATAACGGACTTTCCGCTGTTTACGAGTGAAAGTGATTATACGGACGACACGATCATGACGGTTGCCGTTGCAGACTGGCTGCTTAATGGGGGAGATCTGACCCGTGTCATGCAGGAATACGGACGTAAATATCCATGTCCGATGGGAGGTTACGGCGGTCGTTTCAGTGGTTGGCTTCGGGAAAAGGATCCGCAACCGTATAATAGCTGGGGAAATGGTTCGGCGATGCGGGTAAGTGCTGTCGGATGGAAATTCGATTCGTTGGAAGAGACTTTGGATATTGCCAGGGAAACAGCTATTGTCTCTCATAACCATTCTGAAGGAATAAAAGGAGCACAGGCTACCGCAGCTGCTATTTATTTGGCACGAATCGGAAAAAGCAAGCAAGAAATCAAACAATATATAGAAACTACTTTTTCCTACGATCTGAACCGTACCTGTGACGAGATACGTCCGACCTATCATTTCAATGAAAGTTGCCAGGGCACCGTTCCCGAAGCAATCATCGCCTTCCTGGATAGTACAGATTTTGAAAACGCCATCCGCCTGGCTGTCTCTTTGGGTGGCGATAGCGATACGCTAGCCTGTATCTCCGGAGGGATAGCCGAGGCTTTTTATGGCGTACCGGACGGAATCCGGTCGGAAGTATTTAAACGGATACCACGGAAATTTCAGGAGATAGTGAAGCAATTATTAGTAGGCTAA
- a CDS encoding lipocalin family protein — translation MKKMITCGFLLPIATLALIACSGNNDLTNQLKGSWVAPINGMPEQMEGFELKDNGLASSINMATLVYEKWETIKLDKADALVLQGKSIGNGQTLSFSDTLKIDKISENSLTLTQDSYTRTYTKK, via the coding sequence ATGAAAAAGATGATTACGTGTGGCTTCCTATTACCTATCGCCACACTGGCATTGATTGCTTGCAGCGGAAATAATGATCTTACAAACCAATTAAAAGGTTCCTGGGTCGCTCCTATCAACGGTATGCCCGAACAGATGGAAGGTTTCGAACTGAAAGACAATGGACTTGCCTCTTCCATCAATATGGCAACATTGGTTTATGAGAAGTGGGAAACTATAAAACTGGACAAAGCGGATGCCCTGGTACTTCAGGGGAAAAGTATCGGCAACGGGCAAACACTCTCCTTCTCCGACACACTAAAGATTGACAAGATATCTGAAAACTCCCTGACGCTCACCCAAGACAGTTACACCAGAACATATACAAAAAAGTAA
- a CDS encoding phospholipase D-like domain-containing protein, which yields MLQYIKNEQHYSSLIEAIRQAKRTVWIGTADIKDLYIKEGKDAVPLLKLLEQKVKEGVEVRLIHAKEPGQNFRDDFDKYPLLWSRMERVLCPRVHFKLLIFDLKQVYIGSANLTGAALGMKGKDNRNFEAGIFTSVEELVTEAVEQFDELWMGIPCKTCKRKKYCSDRIT from the coding sequence GGCTATCCGGCAGGCGAAGCGGACGGTATGGATCGGTACGGCTGATATAAAAGACCTTTATATCAAAGAAGGAAAAGACGCTGTGCCCCTCCTGAAGCTGTTGGAGCAAAAGGTGAAGGAAGGTGTCGAAGTACGTCTGATCCATGCTAAAGAACCGGGACAGAACTTCCGCGATGACTTTGACAAGTATCCTTTGCTTTGGAGTCGGATGGAGCGTGTACTTTGTCCGCGTGTCCATTTCAAGTTATTGATATTCGACCTGAAGCAGGTCTATATCGGATCGGCAAACTTGACGGGAGCCGCGTTAGGCATGAAAGGAAAAGACAACCGTAACTTCGAAGCGGGAATCTTCACCTCCGTAGAAGAGCTGGTGACGGAAGCCGTCGAACAGTTCGATGAGCTTTGGATGGGGATTCCTTGCAAGACATGTAAGCGGAAGAAGTATTGCTCGGACAGGATTACATGA